The Sulfurospirillum tamanense genome has a segment encoding these proteins:
- the aspA gene encoding aspartate ammonia-lyase — MSTRLEHDLIGDKEISNDCYYGVQTARAMENFHITGVTLSKFPTFIISLAKVKKAAALANFELGLLAEKKKNAICHACDELIAGRYHDQFMVDMIQGGAGTSTNMNANEVIANIGLEFMGFAKGEYKHLHPNNDVNLSQSTNDAYPTALRVALYEKLGELNESMAIIKGAFAKKATEFKDVIKMGRTQLQDAVPMTLEQEFRTYAVMIGEDIERIREAQQLVREMNMGATAIGTGINAHPEYTKLVESKLQEVTGRPFVTAGDLIEATQDTGAYVQISGVLKRVATKMSKICNDLRLLSSGPRTGFNEINLPAMQPGSSIMPGKVNPVIPEVVNQVCYQVIGTDVAITMASEGGQLQLNVFEPLIAYNLFNSINMMKNAFETLATSCVCGITANKERCLELVLNSIGLVTALNPYLGYENSTIVAKEALQSGRSVYDIVLEKGFLEKEQLDEIIKPENMIRPKNYGLSEKHKIKPVV; from the coding sequence TGGTGTAACCTTAAGTAAATTTCCTACTTTTATCATTTCTCTTGCCAAAGTAAAAAAAGCAGCCGCGTTAGCCAACTTTGAACTAGGGCTGTTAGCAGAGAAAAAAAAGAATGCTATCTGCCATGCGTGTGATGAACTCATCGCGGGACGTTACCATGACCAGTTCATGGTCGACATGATTCAAGGAGGGGCTGGCACTTCGACGAACATGAATGCCAATGAAGTTATTGCCAACATTGGTTTAGAGTTTATGGGATTTGCTAAAGGAGAGTACAAACACCTCCACCCTAACAATGACGTCAACCTTTCCCAGTCTACTAATGATGCCTACCCTACTGCCCTTCGGGTGGCTTTGTATGAAAAGCTTGGAGAACTTAACGAATCCATGGCCATCATCAAAGGAGCCTTTGCTAAGAAAGCTACCGAGTTTAAAGATGTCATCAAGATGGGACGCACCCAACTTCAAGACGCCGTACCCATGACATTAGAACAAGAGTTTCGTACTTATGCAGTCATGATTGGCGAAGACATTGAGCGTATCCGTGAAGCCCAACAGTTAGTCCGTGAGATGAACATGGGAGCAACAGCTATTGGGACAGGGATTAATGCCCATCCTGAGTACACCAAACTCGTAGAGAGCAAACTCCAAGAAGTGACAGGACGTCCGTTTGTGACAGCGGGAGATTTGATTGAGGCGACCCAAGATACGGGCGCGTATGTGCAGATTTCTGGGGTGCTTAAACGGGTAGCGACTAAGATGTCTAAGATTTGTAATGACTTGCGCCTTTTAAGCTCAGGCCCCCGTACAGGGTTTAATGAAATTAACCTCCCTGCCATGCAACCGGGAAGTTCCATTATGCCAGGTAAAGTGAACCCTGTGATTCCTGAGGTAGTCAACCAAGTGTGTTATCAAGTGATTGGCACCGACGTGGCTATTACCATGGCGTCTGAGGGCGGGCAGTTACAGCTGAATGTCTTTGAACCGCTCATTGCCTACAACTTGTTTAACTCTATCAACATGATGAAAAATGCTTTTGAAACCTTGGCTACTTCGTGTGTGTGTGGGATTACGGCCAATAAAGAGCGTTGTTTGGAACTGGTGCTTAATAGCATTGGGTTAGTCACCGCCCTTAATCCTTACCTTGGGTATGAGAACTCTACCATCGTGGCCAAAGAAGCCTTACAGAGTGGACGGTCAGTGTATGACATTGTGTTAGAAAAAGGGTTCTTAGAAAAAGAACAATTGGATGAGATTATCAAACCTGAGAACATGATTCGACCCAAGAACTACGGGTTGTCGGAGAAACATAAGATTAAGCCGGTGGTGTGA